Proteins found in one Balaenoptera acutorostrata chromosome 17, mBalAcu1.1, whole genome shotgun sequence genomic segment:
- the RIDA gene encoding 2-iminobutanoate/2-iminopropanoate deaminase yields the protein MSSLIRKVISTAKAPAAIGPYSQAVLVDRTIYISGQLGMDPASGQLVPGGVAEEAKQALTNMGEILKAASCDFTNVVKTTVLLADVNDFNTVNDIYKQYFQSNFPARAAYQVAALPKGGRVEIEAVAVQGPLVTASL from the exons ATGTCGTCTTTGATCAGAAAGGTGATCAGCACCGCGAAAGCCCCAGCGGCCATTGGTCCCTACAG TCAGGCTGTGTTAGTCGACAGGACCATTTACATTTCAGGACAGCTAGGCATGGATCCTGCAAGTGGACAGCTTGTGCCAGGAGGGGTGGCAGAAGAGGCTAAACAA GCTCTTACAAACATGGGTGAAATTCTGAAAGCAGCGAGCTGTGACTTCACGAATG TGGTAAAAACAACTGTTTTGCTGGCTGACGTAAACGACTTCAATACTGTCAATGACATCTACAAACAAT atttccaGAGTAATTTTCCTGCAAGAGCTGCTTACCAGGTTGCTGCTTTGCCCAAA GGAGGCCGTGTTGAGATTGAAGCAGTAGCTGTCCAAGGACCTCTCGTGACAGCATCACTCTAA